The following proteins come from a genomic window of Desulfuromonas sp. TF:
- a CDS encoding ATP-binding protein yields MGMNLRDSSTKSAGRPAGMNVLGQDALDILLVEDEEGHIQLILRAFESRFGVRMTVARTLGEARARLAEMIPDLAIVDLLLPDGRGIELLEEQKGNGFPFPAVIMTSHGDEEVAVEAMKAGALDYLVKSEETFSQLPHFARRALREWHHITERRVAEERLRETNRELEAFVYTISHDLRSPLAPIIGYAEYLRTEYGAKLDERALDSLDEIEGQANRMLILLEDLLDLAHAGYLDRPQQPVDAGDLLQEVLKEMAGQFPKGAKIVVPVPLPHAHLPETLLTQIFRNLVGNALRYAGGTIEVSGERQDHRVCYFVRDHGPGIPAAERDRIFEVFFRGSTAQGSRGTGVGLATVRKIARSYGGKAWMEETPGGGSTFRVLLEDGPNPGQLERSIEEKRFLLHVFGEYCRLH; encoded by the coding sequence GAGGATGAAGAGGGACACATTCAGTTGATCCTGCGCGCTTTCGAGTCCCGTTTCGGGGTCCGGATGACGGTGGCGCGCACTCTCGGCGAGGCCCGGGCCCGTTTGGCCGAAATGATTCCGGATCTGGCCATTGTCGATCTTCTGCTCCCCGACGGGCGCGGCATCGAGCTTCTGGAAGAGCAGAAGGGAAACGGCTTCCCTTTTCCGGCGGTGATCATGACCAGTCACGGCGATGAAGAGGTGGCGGTCGAAGCGATGAAGGCCGGCGCCCTCGATTACCTGGTCAAGTCGGAGGAAACCTTTTCCCAGCTGCCTCATTTCGCACGCCGGGCCCTGCGGGAGTGGCACCATATCACGGAACGCCGGGTAGCCGAGGAGCGTCTTCGGGAGACGAATCGCGAGCTGGAGGCTTTCGTCTATACCATCTCCCATGACCTTCGTTCCCCTCTGGCTCCCATCATCGGCTATGCGGAATATCTCCGCACCGAGTACGGAGCGAAGCTGGATGAGAGAGCCCTGGACAGCCTCGACGAAATCGAGGGGCAGGCAAACCGGATGCTGATTCTGCTGGAAGACCTGCTCGACCTGGCCCATGCCGGATACCTGGACCGCCCCCAGCAGCCGGTGGATGCCGGAGATCTCCTTCAGGAGGTGCTGAAGGAGATGGCGGGGCAGTTCCCGAAAGGGGCCAAGATAGTCGTGCCTGTCCCCCTGCCTCACGCACATCTGCCGGAGACCCTGCTCACCCAGATCTTCCGAAATCTTGTCGGCAATGCGCTGCGCTATGCCGGCGGAACCATTGAGGTCAGCGGCGAGCGCCAAGATCATCGGGTCTGTTATTTCGTCCGGGATCATGGTCCCGGCATTCCCGCAGCCGAACGCGACCGGATCTTCGAGGTGTTTTTTCGGGGCTCGACCGCCCAAGGCAGCCGGGGAACCGGAGTCGGGCTTGCGACCGTGCGTAAGATAGCGCGTTCCTACGGGGGAAAGGCCTGGATGGAGGAGACCCCCGGGGGCGGCAGCACCTTTCGGGTACTCCTGGAAGATGGTCCCAATCCGGGACAGCTGGAGCGGAGCATCGAGGAAAAAAGATTTCTGCTGCACGTGTTCGGCGAGTACTGCCGGCTCCACTAG